A genome region from Conger conger chromosome 16, fConCon1.1, whole genome shotgun sequence includes the following:
- the crb3a gene encoding protein crumbs homolog 3a: protein MAPCPQLRVSLAGLLTLGLVLLFVGAANGQATKENTTPSTTSVTSNPPGPNIPAIVAPTVILGLLLLGGGAAAVVLRVKKRRQTEGTYRPSSEEQTGTHSVQAPDALKLPKEERLI, encoded by the exons ATGGCCCCCTGCCCTCAGCTGAGAGTGTCACTGGCTGGCCTGCTGACCCTGGGTCTTGTCCTGCTGTTCGTTGGAGCTGCCAATGGCCAAG CCACAAAGGAAAACACTACCCCCAGCACCACAAGTGTCACCTCCAACCCTCCG GGGCCCAACATCCCGGCCATCGTGGCCCCCACGGTGATCctgggcctgctgctgctgggcgGTGGGGCGGCGGCGGTGGTGCTCCGGGTGAAGAAGAGGAGGCAGACGGAGGGAACATACCGGCCCAGCAGCGAGGAGCAGACGGGCACGCACAGCGTTCAAGCGCCCGACGCCCTCAAACTGCCCAAAGAGGAGCGTCtcatctga